One Nocardia sp. BMG111209 DNA segment encodes these proteins:
- a CDS encoding recombinase family protein: MTELGIAAQLSLDGDILDPVGGGGALIGYARVSTRDQNLDRQHRTLEAAGCQRVFADKKSGKNAEREELWACLD, from the coding sequence GTGACCGAGCTCGGTATCGCCGCGCAGCTGTCCCTCGACGGTGACATCCTCGATCCGGTCGGCGGGGGCGGTGCGCTCATCGGGTACGCGCGGGTGTCGACCCGGGACCAGAACCTCGACCGGCAGCACCGCACCCTGGAAGCCGCGGGCTGTCAGCGGGTATTCGCGGACAAGAAGTCCGGGAAAAACGCCGAGCGCGAGGAACTGTGGGCGTGCCTGGACTAG
- a CDS encoding MFS transporter: MFLDREPVGPGRSIWDLIPYSCKQIPSCSRDNYLQQAGAYGSGFGLGAFSIVAVLALHAGPAAVSALSAAGLAVGAVLAVPLAPWVEARRKRPVMIAMDVGRFAAMASIPAAYVLGILTYTHLLLVVVLVAAAKIAFNAASGAYLKTLVPEQNLIVATGRFEATNWTSVIVGPPLGGAAIGIFGPVVTMAVDAISYLFSALGISAIGAGEPHPGHPVTPGMRVGDLLDGWRHILSHPSLRPLLFNSNLCNGLIMAGEPLIAVLMLRQLGFAPWQYSLAFAAPCVGGLIGARSAAPLARRFGRHRVMIASGVLRAFWIIGLAFVPRGVPGLALVIAVQFGLVTSIGVFIPIFAAYRLEQTPKQLAARTLSSWSVTSNLSIAALTMVFGVLASATGVRTALAVAGIAMLATPLLLRGVRATPTPQPEALPAGAGDVETFVGALDDGSQMNSVSAAKT; this comes from the coding sequence GTGTTCCTGGACCGGGAACCGGTCGGTCCCGGCCGCAGCATCTGGGACCTGATCCCGTACTCCTGCAAGCAGATCCCGTCGTGCTCGCGCGACAATTACCTCCAGCAGGCCGGCGCTTACGGATCCGGGTTCGGGCTCGGGGCATTTTCGATCGTCGCCGTACTCGCGCTGCACGCCGGACCGGCGGCGGTGTCGGCCCTGTCGGCGGCGGGGCTGGCCGTGGGTGCGGTGCTGGCGGTGCCGCTGGCGCCCTGGGTGGAGGCGCGTCGCAAGCGTCCGGTGATGATCGCGATGGACGTGGGCCGCTTCGCCGCGATGGCGAGCATCCCGGCCGCCTATGTCCTGGGCATCCTGACCTATACCCACCTGCTGCTCGTGGTGGTGCTGGTGGCCGCCGCCAAGATCGCCTTCAACGCGGCCAGCGGCGCCTATCTGAAAACGCTTGTGCCCGAGCAGAATCTGATCGTCGCGACCGGGCGGTTCGAGGCAACCAACTGGACCTCGGTGATCGTCGGTCCGCCGCTGGGCGGCGCGGCGATCGGGATCTTCGGCCCGGTCGTCACCATGGCGGTCGACGCGATCAGTTATCTGTTCTCCGCGCTGGGCATCTCCGCGATCGGTGCAGGTGAACCGCACCCCGGCCATCCGGTGACGCCGGGGATGCGAGTCGGGGATCTGCTCGACGGCTGGCGGCACATCCTGTCTCATCCGTCTCTGCGCCCGCTGCTGTTCAACTCGAATCTGTGCAACGGACTCATCATGGCCGGCGAGCCGCTGATCGCCGTGCTCATGCTCCGCCAGCTCGGCTTCGCGCCGTGGCAGTACAGCCTGGCCTTCGCCGCACCGTGCGTCGGCGGACTGATCGGCGCCCGCAGCGCGGCCCCGCTCGCGCGGCGGTTCGGCCGGCACCGGGTCATGATCGCCTCCGGCGTGCTGCGCGCGTTCTGGATCATCGGCCTGGCCTTCGTCCCCCGCGGCGTGCCCGGCCTCGCGCTCGTCATCGCCGTGCAGTTCGGGCTGGTCACCAGCATCGGTGTCTTCATTCCGATCTTCGCCGCCTATCGCCTCGAACAGACCCCCAAGCAGCTCGCGGCGCGCACCCTGTCCTCGTGGTCGGTGACCAGCAACCTGTCCATCGCGGCCCTGACGATGGTGTTCGGCGTGCTCGCCTCCGCGACCGGCGTACGCACCGCGCTGGCGGTTGCGGGGATCGCCATGCTGGCCACACCTCTACTGCTGCGCGGTGTGCGAGCAACACCCACGCCGCAGCCGGAGGCGCTGCCCGCGGGCGCGGGCGACGTCGAGACCTTCGTGGGCGCCCTGGACGATGGTTCCCAGATGAACTCCGTCAGCGCGGCGAAGACATGA
- a CDS encoding Lsr2 family protein: protein MVKKIVVELLDDYDGKSDADETVVFALDGISYEIDLSLINAGRLRGVFEQWTPHARKVGRVPTIRSAVRPTSKRQDTAAIREWARANGHPMSSRGRLHGDLVKAYEAANV, encoded by the coding sequence GTGGTCAAGAAGATTGTTGTTGAGTTGCTCGACGACTACGACGGCAAGTCCGACGCCGACGAGACGGTGGTGTTCGCGCTCGACGGCATCAGCTACGAGATCGACCTCAGTCTGATCAACGCTGGGCGGCTGCGCGGGGTGTTCGAGCAGTGGACACCGCATGCCCGGAAGGTCGGGCGGGTTCCCACGATCAGGAGCGCAGTGCGGCCGACATCCAAGCGACAAGATACCGCGGCGATCCGGGAATGGGCCCGAGCGAATGGGCACCCGATGTCCAGCCGGGGCCGACTGCACGGCGATCTGGTCAAGGCGTATGAAGCGGCCAACGTCTGA
- a CDS encoding SDR family oxidoreductase produces the protein MPLPEPPAAGASALPRETFTGTTVLVTGGGTGLGKAIATEFARLGAALVIISRKDEHLDAGRAAMEHLGAPVLTLKCDIRDPDQISAALDKAQDSPGFGLPAVLVNNAAANFPVPAEDMSANAWRTVVDITLNGTFFCTRELVRRHLSEKTPASVICVGASYAWTGGPGFAHSAAAKAGVKNMVETLAVEWGPYGIQVNGLVPGMFPHDDQTADIKENLARTSEKDAAQPAMRVGRLRELGWAATYLASPYARFISGHTLVVDGANWQRKFLTNPATVTVRDQMGRGEFALG, from the coding sequence ATGCCGTTGCCGGAACCACCCGCAGCGGGAGCCAGCGCGCTGCCGCGGGAAACCTTCACGGGCACAACCGTACTCGTCACCGGTGGCGGTACCGGGCTCGGTAAGGCCATCGCCACCGAATTCGCGCGCCTGGGCGCCGCCCTCGTGATCATCAGCCGCAAAGATGAGCACCTCGACGCCGGCCGCGCTGCGATGGAACACCTCGGTGCACCCGTACTGACGCTGAAATGCGATATCCGCGACCCCGATCAGATCTCCGCGGCTCTCGACAAAGCACAGGACAGCCCCGGATTCGGCCTGCCGGCCGTGCTGGTGAACAATGCCGCGGCCAATTTCCCGGTACCGGCCGAGGACATGTCGGCCAATGCGTGGCGCACCGTAGTCGACATCACCCTCAACGGCACTTTCTTCTGCACCCGAGAGCTGGTCCGGCGCCACCTGTCCGAGAAGACCCCCGCCTCGGTGATCTGCGTAGGCGCCTCCTACGCCTGGACGGGCGGGCCCGGTTTCGCTCATTCCGCCGCGGCGAAGGCAGGGGTGAAGAACATGGTCGAAACGCTGGCGGTGGAGTGGGGCCCGTACGGCATCCAGGTCAACGGCCTGGTGCCGGGGATGTTCCCGCACGACGACCAGACCGCCGACATCAAGGAAAATCTGGCGCGGACCTCCGAGAAGGACGCCGCCCAACCAGCGATGCGAGTCGGCCGACTACGCGAACTCGGCTGGGCAGCAACCTATCTCGCCTCACCCTACGCACGATTCATCTCCGGCCACACCCTGGTCGTCGACGGCGCGAACTGGCAGCGGAAATTCCTGACCAACCCCGCGACGGTGACGGTCCGAGACCAAATGGGCAGAGGCGAATTCGCGCTCGGCTAG
- a CDS encoding enoyl-CoA hydratase/isomerase family protein, giving the protein MAGTVRLEVHGAIAVITNDNVAKHNAFDDEMDAQLFAALGELRERPEVRAVVWRGEGRSWSSGRDVAAIGNAAGRLSHHELMRRGHRGIQQLFDLDAPVIVAVQGWAIGGSFQRALLCDIRIAAEGARFMLPEVGHGVIPDTGGVARLFQMCGHGVASDLVLTGRHLSAAEALDLGIVSRVVPPEALDDTAIEMAEKIASAPAVTVKMARNVINHLSLDAVRSSMADELIYQTFISRSDDMAEFKLARAENRNPTYTGS; this is encoded by the coding sequence GTGGCAGGTACCGTACGACTGGAGGTGCACGGCGCGATCGCCGTGATCACCAACGACAACGTCGCCAAGCACAATGCGTTCGACGACGAGATGGACGCGCAGCTGTTCGCCGCGCTGGGGGAATTGCGTGAGCGGCCCGAAGTGCGCGCCGTCGTGTGGCGCGGGGAAGGCCGGTCGTGGTCGTCGGGCCGCGACGTCGCGGCCATCGGCAACGCGGCCGGCCGGCTGTCCCACCACGAGCTGATGCGGCGAGGACATCGCGGCATTCAGCAGCTGTTCGACCTCGATGCCCCGGTGATCGTCGCCGTTCAGGGCTGGGCCATCGGGGGATCGTTCCAACGGGCTCTGTTGTGCGACATCCGAATTGCGGCCGAGGGAGCGCGCTTCATGCTGCCCGAGGTCGGGCACGGCGTGATACCCGACACCGGGGGCGTGGCTCGGCTGTTCCAGATGTGCGGGCACGGAGTGGCCAGCGATCTGGTCCTGACCGGCCGTCACTTGAGCGCGGCGGAAGCCCTCGACCTCGGCATCGTGTCCCGGGTCGTCCCTCCCGAGGCGCTCGACGACACCGCGATCGAAATGGCCGAGAAAATCGCCTCGGCTCCGGCCGTGACGGTGAAAATGGCGCGAAACGTCATCAATCACCTGTCGCTCGATGCCGTCCGCTCGTCCATGGCCGATGAGCTGATCTATCAGACGTTCATCAGTCGATCCGACGATATGGCCGAATTCAAACTGGCGCGTGCCGAGAATCGCAACCCCACCTACACAGGGAGCTGA
- a CDS encoding KUP/HAK/KT family potassium transporter: MTDAPSATAPQPPVDHAGPRDSVRPAVVVGALGVVFGDIGTSPIYTLQTVFAPGDPHPVPVTTENVYGVVSLVFWSVMIIVTVTYVLLAMRADNDGEGGIMALITLLRRWSAPQGRRLAMVLAALGIFGASLFFGDSMITPAISVLSAVEGLEVVRPSAAGLVVPITAVIIVALFMVQRRGTAVVGRIFGPVMIGWFTVIGACGVSGIVEHPEILKALSPTYALGFLFGHFGTAFFALAAIVLAVTGAEALYADMGHFGRRAITRAWLLLVFPACVLSYLGQGALILDDPTNISSPFFLLVPGWGRLPMVLLATAATVIASQAVITGAYSVTAQAAQLGYLPRLRIAHTSESTIGQIYVPWINWLLMVSVLTLVFAFRSSTALAFAFGMAVTGTITITTLLFFYVARVRWNIPWWLLGLGAIPLLTVDLLFAAANLTKLVHGAWLPLLIGITAFTIMTTWQRGRRIVTAERERREGALPAFIDAMSAGTPPTTRVPGTAVFLSRGKQTAPLALRANVEHNHVRHDHIVIVSVRTEPIPRVPADERIIVDNLGNGDDGITHVTVRCGYMETPDVPATLAAVDPADTEGRLDLDHASYFLSKIELRIGTEQSMASWRKHLFIATSYITADAADWFALPRHRTVIMGSQIEV; the protein is encoded by the coding sequence GTGACCGACGCCCCATCCGCGACCGCACCGCAACCGCCGGTCGACCATGCCGGACCCCGCGATTCGGTTCGACCGGCGGTGGTGGTGGGTGCGCTCGGCGTCGTGTTCGGCGATATCGGGACCAGCCCGATCTACACCCTGCAAACGGTGTTCGCCCCGGGCGACCCGCATCCGGTGCCGGTGACCACCGAGAACGTGTACGGGGTCGTGTCGCTGGTGTTCTGGTCGGTGATGATCATCGTGACCGTCACCTACGTGTTGCTGGCGATGCGCGCCGACAACGACGGCGAGGGCGGCATCATGGCGCTGATCACCCTGCTGCGTCGCTGGAGCGCGCCGCAGGGCCGCCGGCTCGCGATGGTTCTCGCGGCCCTCGGAATCTTCGGCGCCTCACTGTTCTTCGGCGACTCCATGATCACCCCGGCGATTTCCGTGCTGTCGGCGGTCGAGGGGCTCGAGGTGGTGCGGCCGTCGGCGGCCGGACTGGTCGTACCGATCACCGCCGTGATCATCGTGGCGTTGTTCATGGTGCAGCGGCGCGGAACCGCGGTGGTCGGACGCATTTTCGGGCCGGTGATGATCGGCTGGTTCACCGTCATCGGGGCCTGCGGAGTGTCCGGGATCGTCGAGCACCCCGAGATCCTGAAGGCACTGTCGCCGACCTACGCGCTGGGATTCCTGTTCGGCCACTTCGGCACCGCGTTCTTCGCGCTGGCCGCGATCGTGCTCGCGGTGACCGGCGCCGAGGCCCTGTACGCCGACATGGGTCATTTCGGCCGCCGGGCCATCACCCGCGCATGGCTGCTGCTCGTGTTCCCCGCCTGCGTCCTCAGCTATCTCGGCCAAGGTGCGCTGATCCTCGACGACCCCACCAACATATCCAGCCCGTTCTTCCTGCTCGTGCCCGGCTGGGGCCGCCTGCCGATGGTGCTGCTCGCCACAGCGGCCACGGTGATCGCCTCCCAAGCGGTGATCACCGGCGCGTACTCGGTGACCGCGCAGGCCGCGCAACTGGGATATCTGCCGCGCCTGCGGATCGCGCACACCTCCGAATCCACGATCGGGCAGATCTACGTGCCCTGGATCAACTGGCTGCTCATGGTCTCGGTGCTCACCCTGGTGTTCGCGTTCCGCAGCTCCACGGCACTCGCGTTCGCGTTCGGCATGGCCGTCACCGGCACGATCACCATCACCACCCTGCTGTTCTTCTACGTCGCCCGGGTGCGCTGGAACATACCGTGGTGGCTGCTCGGCCTGGGTGCGATCCCGCTGCTCACCGTCGATCTCCTGTTCGCCGCGGCCAACCTGACCAAGCTCGTCCACGGCGCGTGGCTGCCACTGCTCATCGGCATCACCGCGTTCACCATCATGACCACCTGGCAGCGTGGCCGGCGGATCGTCACCGCCGAACGCGAACGCCGCGAAGGCGCGCTACCGGCCTTCATCGACGCGATGAGCGCCGGCACCCCACCGACCACCCGCGTCCCCGGCACGGCGGTATTCCTCAGCCGCGGCAAGCAGACCGCCCCACTGGCCCTGCGCGCCAACGTGGAACACAACCATGTCCGCCACGACCACATCGTGATCGTGTCGGTCCGGACCGAACCGATACCCCGTGTCCCCGCGGACGAACGGATCATCGTCGACAACCTCGGCAACGGCGACGACGGCATCACCCACGTCACCGTCCGATGCGGATACATGGAAACCCCCGACGTCCCCGCGACCCTCGCCGCCGTCGACCCGGCCGACACCGAGGGCCGCCTCGACCTGGACCACGCGTCGTACTTCCTCTCGAAGATCGAATTGCGAATCGGCACAGAACAATCGATGGCGTCCTGGCGCAAGCACCTGTTCATCGCCACCTCGTACATCACCGCCGACGCCGCCGACTGGTTCGCGCTGCCCCGCCACCGCACCGTGATCATGGGTTCGCAGATCGAGGTGTGA